The following coding sequences lie in one Mesorhizobium sp. NZP2298 genomic window:
- a CDS encoding sugar ABC transporter substrate-binding protein: protein MKIHLTKRLVRAAFSAAVIATSLGSASLAKAADVHLLWVQAMKDHPVHRLMQAGFLNKCKELGYTCEVVGDPSATNWDIPATLPLAEAALARTKYDAIGVYGVDPAIFSYITKLAKEGFPIVTWHVLPPEGTVKGLKAATGENIAEVGANAAIAIGDKLGGKGTVALTQGASNDTENAMSDAFRKTIAAKYPNIKVLDTQMEGFEPSAAEAKAVAILQGNPDVTAAFGTTGNSIQTWSGAARKAGRDVVIIGMDYIRQNLDLVKSGAAYGIVAQPLYEESAKVAELLGDLAQGKTVPYSNPLPAKVITAADLAPYYKMLDGAGQ, encoded by the coding sequence ATGAAAATTCATTTGACGAAGCGGCTGGTCCGCGCCGCGTTTTCGGCGGCGGTGATTGCCACATCGCTGGGCTCGGCCAGTCTTGCCAAAGCAGCCGACGTCCATCTGCTCTGGGTGCAGGCGATGAAAGACCACCCCGTGCACCGGCTGATGCAGGCCGGCTTCCTCAATAAATGCAAGGAGCTCGGCTACACCTGCGAGGTCGTCGGCGACCCGAGTGCAACCAACTGGGACATTCCGGCGACGCTGCCGCTGGCCGAAGCCGCCCTTGCCCGCACCAAATATGATGCCATCGGCGTCTATGGCGTCGATCCGGCGATCTTTTCCTACATCACCAAGCTGGCCAAGGAAGGCTTTCCGATCGTCACCTGGCATGTCCTGCCGCCGGAAGGCACCGTCAAAGGCTTGAAGGCAGCGACGGGCGAAAACATCGCCGAGGTCGGCGCCAATGCGGCCATCGCCATCGGCGACAAGCTGGGCGGCAAGGGCACCGTGGCGCTAACGCAAGGCGCTTCCAACGACACCGAGAACGCCATGTCGGATGCCTTCCGCAAGACCATCGCGGCGAAGTACCCCAACATCAAGGTGCTCGACACACAGATGGAGGGCTTCGAGCCATCGGCGGCGGAAGCCAAGGCGGTGGCGATCCTGCAGGGCAATCCTGACGTGACCGCAGCCTTCGGCACCACGGGCAACTCGATCCAGACCTGGTCTGGCGCGGCCCGCAAGGCCGGACGCGATGTCGTCATCATCGGCATGGACTACATCAGGCAGAACCTTGATCTGGTGAAGTCGGGCGCCGCCTACGGCATCGTCGCGCAACCGCTCTATGAAGAGAGCGCCAAGGTGGCCGAACTGCTGGGCGATCTCGCCCAGGGCAAGACCGTGCCCTACAGCAATCCGTTGCCGGCCAAGGTGATCACAGCAGCCGATCTCGCCCCGTACTACAAGATGCTGGACGGCGCCGGACAGTAA
- a CDS encoding sugar ABC transporter ATP-binding protein encodes MSDINQKPLFSATAIAKNFGGVQALRGVDFDVIPGEIHALLGQNGAGKSTLVKILNGVHPAGSYSGTIQLDGRPVNFTSPAGARSSGVGYVPQEIEVLEQLSVAENVFAGRTGLGAGMLVHQRKLEQRAGEIFADLGIDINPRAYVASLTSAQRHLVMIARAIVMKPRVLMLDEPTASLSGTEVDALFSVLRRLKAQGVAMIYITHRLPEVLAICDRATVLRDGKVAVRIAREDFDAETFIFSMSGQRLQRLFPEHAAPVDAPTALEVRHLTVAGHSGAVHGARDISLSVTAGEIVGLAGLLGSGRSEILHGIYGRVAAEGEIRVMGQPVAVRSPAEARAAGIALLTEDRKRDGLLFNLPVGANITIGNLAPLSRHGMVRGRLERNSILAAMRALNVKASSPRAAVTHLSGGNQQKLLFARVLMRAPKVLLLDEPTKGVDAATRHEIYRLVVELAEKGVGLLIVASELEELIGLCDRCLVVADGRIVDEFNRGEGGEDRVLRSVTSAQAERHAMAGRVSS; translated from the coding sequence GTGTCCGACATCAATCAAAAGCCCCTGTTTTCAGCCACTGCAATCGCCAAGAATTTTGGCGGCGTGCAGGCGCTGCGCGGTGTCGACTTCGATGTGATCCCGGGCGAGATCCACGCTCTGCTTGGCCAGAACGGCGCCGGCAAGTCGACGCTGGTCAAGATCCTCAACGGCGTGCATCCGGCCGGCTCCTACAGCGGCACGATCCAACTCGACGGCCGGCCCGTCAATTTCACCTCGCCCGCCGGTGCGCGCTCGAGCGGCGTCGGCTATGTGCCGCAGGAAATCGAGGTGCTGGAACAGCTTTCGGTGGCCGAGAATGTCTTTGCCGGCCGCACAGGGCTCGGCGCCGGCATGCTGGTGCATCAGCGGAAACTCGAGCAGCGCGCCGGCGAGATCTTCGCCGACCTCGGCATCGACATCAATCCCAGGGCCTATGTCGCGTCACTGACCTCGGCACAGCGCCATCTTGTTATGATCGCGCGTGCCATCGTCATGAAGCCGCGCGTGCTGATGCTGGACGAGCCAACCGCCTCGCTTTCCGGAACCGAAGTCGATGCCCTGTTCAGCGTGCTGCGCCGCCTGAAGGCGCAAGGCGTGGCCATGATCTACATCACGCACCGCCTGCCCGAAGTGCTCGCCATCTGCGACCGCGCCACCGTGCTGCGTGACGGCAAGGTGGCGGTGCGGATCGCGCGCGAGGATTTTGATGCCGAGACCTTCATCTTCTCCATGTCCGGCCAAAGGCTGCAGCGGCTGTTTCCGGAGCACGCCGCACCTGTTGATGCGCCGACCGCGTTGGAGGTTCGCCATCTCACGGTCGCTGGCCACAGCGGCGCTGTTCATGGCGCAAGGGACATCAGCCTCTCCGTGACCGCTGGCGAGATTGTCGGGCTGGCGGGTTTGCTTGGTTCCGGCCGCAGCGAGATCCTGCACGGCATCTATGGTCGCGTCGCTGCCGAAGGCGAAATCCGTGTCATGGGCCAGCCTGTAGCGGTCAGATCGCCAGCCGAGGCCCGCGCGGCCGGCATCGCTTTGCTGACCGAGGACCGCAAGCGCGACGGCCTGCTGTTCAACCTGCCGGTCGGGGCCAACATCACCATCGGCAATCTGGCGCCCTTGTCGCGGCACGGCATGGTGCGCGGGCGGCTGGAGCGCAACTCGATCCTCGCCGCCATGCGTGCGCTCAACGTCAAGGCATCGTCACCGCGGGCGGCGGTCACCCATTTGTCGGGCGGCAACCAGCAGAAACTGCTGTTTGCCCGCGTGCTGATGCGGGCACCGAAAGTGCTTCTGCTCGACGAGCCGACCAAGGGCGTCGACGCGGCGACCCGCCACGAAATCTACCGGCTTGTCGTCGAACTGGCCGAGAAAGGCGTGGGCTTGCTGATCGTCGCATCGGAACTCGAGGAACTGATCGGCCTTTGCGACCGTTGCCTCGTCGTCGCCGACGGCCGCATCGTCGACGAATTCAACCGCGGCGAAGGCGGCGAGGATCGCGTGCTGCGCTCGGTGACATCAGCGCAAGCGGAACGCCACGCAATGGCTGGGCGGGTTTCGTCATGA
- a CDS encoding SDR family NAD(P)-dependent oxidoreductase, translated as MMFAGKRIFITGAATGIGRATAEYLVAEGAKVFGAGLDGEEGRALANRHTESQLIFRESDLTREADVQAAVAAAVERFSGLDAVVNCAGIYPTGKRLEEVSDEDWDRTVAVNLTAIFRVCRATLPLLRAAGGGSIVNIASVHADATVPGVPAYAATKAAVVGLSRQMALDYAVDRIRVNAVLVGSVATRMTLDGLEAAGGAEALGLSFEPNRVARIANPSEIATAIGFLISDAASFVTGSAMQVDGGLLARLL; from the coding sequence ATGATGTTCGCCGGCAAACGTATTTTTATCACGGGAGCCGCGACAGGCATCGGCCGGGCGACAGCGGAATACCTTGTCGCGGAGGGCGCCAAGGTCTTCGGCGCCGGGCTGGATGGCGAAGAAGGAAGGGCGTTGGCCAACCGTCACACGGAAAGCCAGTTGATCTTCCGCGAAAGTGACCTCACCCGCGAAGCGGACGTCCAGGCAGCCGTGGCCGCAGCGGTCGAGCGTTTCAGTGGGCTCGACGCAGTCGTCAACTGTGCCGGTATCTATCCGACCGGCAAGCGGCTTGAAGAGGTTTCCGACGAGGACTGGGACAGGACCGTCGCCGTCAATCTGACGGCCATCTTCCGCGTCTGCCGGGCGACCTTGCCGCTGCTGCGTGCGGCCGGCGGCGGCTCGATCGTCAACATCGCCTCCGTGCACGCCGACGCCACGGTTCCCGGCGTGCCCGCCTACGCCGCGACCAAGGCAGCGGTTGTCGGCCTGTCGCGACAGATGGCGCTCGACTATGCCGTCGACCGCATCCGCGTCAACGCAGTGCTGGTCGGCTCGGTCGCCACCCGGATGACGCTGGACGGGCTGGAAGCGGCCGGCGGCGCCGAGGCGCTCGGCCTGTCGTTCGAGCCCAACCGGGTCGCGCGCATCGCCAACCCCTCGGAAATCGCCACGGCAATCGGCTTCCTGATCTCGGATGCCGCATCCTTCGTCACCGGCAGCGCCATGCAAGTCGATGGCGGGCTCCTGGCCCGGCTGCTTTAG
- a CDS encoding aldose 1-epimerase has translation MGVISELLSIGSGALQVALVPRIGGSVSSLRWRGIDLMRRLSDADLDAGNVLGVAMFPMTPFANRIAGNAFEFAARRWRVQPNNPPEKFNVHGSGWQHAWTVTEMGVTSATLSLDIACGDEPYSYHATQTFVVSDERLSVTMTLANTGPAALPFGFGLHPWFDRDPDVTVQFKARRFYLEEPDGVSGDSITLPPELDFAGGRPLPGGWRNNDYGGWDGEATIRFPARGAGLRITADPVFKHLMLYADPSKPYFCVEPQTNASGAFNRGRWDDPGEGVIVLAAGESAAGTVSFTPFALET, from the coding sequence ATGGGCGTAATTTCTGAATTGCTGAGCATCGGATCGGGAGCTCTCCAAGTCGCGTTGGTGCCGCGGATCGGCGGCTCCGTCAGTTCGCTGCGCTGGCGGGGCATCGACCTCATGCGCCGGCTTTCGGATGCGGATCTTGACGCCGGCAATGTGCTTGGCGTCGCCATGTTTCCGATGACGCCCTTTGCCAACCGCATCGCCGGAAACGCCTTCGAGTTCGCGGCACGGCGCTGGCGGGTCCAGCCCAACAATCCGCCCGAAAAATTCAACGTCCATGGCAGCGGCTGGCAACATGCCTGGACGGTCACCGAAATGGGAGTGACCAGCGCAACGCTGTCATTGGATATTGCTTGCGGAGACGAACCCTATTCCTATCACGCGACGCAAACCTTCGTGGTTTCCGACGAAAGGCTGTCGGTGACGATGACGCTGGCCAACACCGGCCCGGCTGCCTTGCCGTTCGGTTTTGGCCTGCATCCCTGGTTTGATCGCGACCCCGACGTGACGGTGCAGTTCAAGGCTAGGCGCTTCTACCTCGAAGAGCCCGATGGCGTGTCGGGCGATTCCATCACCTTGCCGCCCGAACTCGACTTTGCTGGGGGCCGGCCCTTGCCGGGCGGCTGGCGCAACAATGACTATGGCGGCTGGGACGGCGAAGCGACGATCCGCTTTCCGGCACGCGGCGCGGGATTGCGGATCACTGCCGACCCTGTCTTCAAGCATCTGATGCTCTATGCCGACCCCTCAAAGCCGTATTTCTGCGTCGAACCGCAGACCAACGCCTCGGGCGCCTTCAACAGGGGCCGATGGGATGATCCGGGAGAGGGCGTGATCGTGCTCGCCGCAGGTGAAAGTGCTGCTGGCACGGTTTCGTTCACGCCCTTCGCGCTTGAGACCTAA
- a CDS encoding SDR family oxidoreductase has translation MSDAMEIDLVGATIALEGPGNPLVEAALAALRANGGRIVEGVRARPAGMLPPDILLVSCPLRPGTTAEDSPTLYADARKAAVAMTERGRGRIVFLISATAGMPMRRHPRFSMENASILAGMRTLAMEFGPKVLVNAVGFGAVEGETMVSGDKAMLSHTPVGRAGRIEEAVAAVLFFCDPLNTYTTGQMLGVDGGWTAGYGRNF, from the coding sequence GTGAGTGACGCGATGGAAATCGATCTCGTCGGCGCGACGATAGCGCTGGAAGGCCCAGGCAATCCGCTTGTCGAAGCGGCACTTGCCGCCTTGCGTGCCAATGGCGGCCGCATTGTCGAGGGGGTGCGGGCACGGCCCGCTGGCATGCTGCCCCCCGACATCTTGCTTGTATCCTGCCCGTTGCGTCCGGGAACGACGGCCGAAGATTCCCCCACCTTGTATGCCGATGCCCGCAAGGCCGCCGTGGCCATGACCGAGCGCGGCCGCGGGCGCATTGTCTTCCTGATCTCGGCCACCGCCGGCATGCCGATGCGTCGCCATCCGCGCTTCTCCATGGAGAATGCCTCGATCCTGGCCGGCATGCGTACGCTGGCCATGGAGTTCGGGCCGAAGGTGCTGGTCAATGCCGTCGGCTTCGGCGCGGTCGAGGGTGAAACCATGGTTTCGGGCGACAAGGCGATGCTTAGCCACACACCGGTCGGCCGCGCCGGCCGCATCGAGGAAGCGGTCGCGGCGGTGTTGTTCTTCTGCGATCCGCTCAACACCTACACGACGGGCCAGATGCTGGGCGTCGACGGTGGGTGGACGGCGGGCTATGGGCGTAATTTCTGA
- a CDS encoding SDR family NAD(P)-dependent oxidoreductase, which translates to MRCDLRGKVALVTGAAGAIGSSIAERLSDNGAAVVVADINGEGASQVAAGLSNAMACATDIRDAASVDSAIAAIMQRYGRLDILINNAGVNTLAHRVTLDEFPPEEWDRITGIDLDGLYIMSRAALGPMLAAGNGGRIVNIASVVGLAAMRLQSPFVAAKAGIVHLTRSMAIELGARGILTNAVAPGSVMTALTAKLFYGDDGKFAGRTQEFLAHVPLGRPAEPQEIAEAVLFLASPAASYVNGQVLAVDGGWTAGYMM; encoded by the coding sequence ATGCGCTGCGATTTGCGAGGCAAGGTAGCGTTGGTCACCGGGGCCGCGGGCGCTATCGGCAGTTCCATCGCCGAACGCCTGTCCGACAATGGTGCTGCCGTCGTCGTCGCCGACATCAACGGCGAGGGCGCGAGCCAGGTCGCGGCCGGTCTGAGCAACGCCATGGCCTGCGCCACCGACATCCGTGATGCCGCCTCGGTCGACAGTGCGATCGCCGCGATCATGCAGCGCTACGGCCGCCTCGACATCCTCATCAACAATGCCGGCGTCAACACGCTGGCGCACCGCGTCACCCTGGACGAATTCCCGCCCGAGGAATGGGACCGCATCACCGGCATCGACCTTGACGGCCTCTATATCATGAGCCGGGCGGCGCTCGGACCCATGCTCGCCGCCGGCAACGGCGGGCGTATCGTCAATATCGCCTCGGTTGTCGGGCTTGCCGCCATGCGCCTGCAGAGCCCGTTCGTCGCCGCCAAGGCCGGCATCGTCCATCTGACACGTTCGATGGCGATCGAACTTGGCGCCAGGGGCATCCTGACCAACGCCGTCGCCCCGGGGTCGGTGATGACGGCGCTGACGGCCAAGCTGTTTTACGGCGACGACGGCAAGTTCGCCGGCCGCACGCAGGAGTTCCTCGCCCATGTCCCGCTCGGCCGCCCGGCTGAACCGCAAGAGATCGCCGAGGCGGTGCTGTTCCTGGCCTCGCCCGCCGCCAGCTACGTCAACGGCCAGGTCCTGGCCGTCGATGGCGGCTGGACGGCGGGATACATGATGTGA
- a CDS encoding ABC transporter permease, with amino-acid sequence MSKKDLGLLILILVVGAIVAIINPRFLLPINLANTSNLIGLFGILSIGQAFVIITGGIELSVGSLVALLGTLFIDFIAVRGMGWPVAFMLILVLGAIIGLAHGWLITRLKLQPFVVTLCGLLIYRGVARFYTADGTAGFAFGQNFPDLEFLTAGRSWGVPNSFFALIIIAIVMWVVLHRSVFGRYLYAIGKNEEAAKYSGIRTGRIVMAAYVICGVLTALSAIYFAMYTRSISPASHGQFYELYAIAAAVLGGFSLRGGEGSLIGVVLGTVLLQELQNLVNLLGIPSSLNFAVMGGVILIGVLVDQQWGVFRARRLMVDAARKNVAGAPAE; translated from the coding sequence ATGAGCAAGAAAGATCTCGGCCTGCTGATCCTGATCCTGGTGGTCGGGGCGATCGTCGCCATCATCAATCCGCGCTTTCTGTTGCCGATCAACCTTGCCAACACCTCGAACCTGATCGGCCTGTTCGGTATCCTCTCGATCGGCCAGGCCTTCGTCATCATCACCGGCGGCATCGAACTGTCGGTCGGCTCGCTGGTCGCGCTGCTGGGCACGCTGTTCATCGACTTCATCGCCGTGCGCGGCATGGGATGGCCTGTTGCCTTCATGCTCATCCTTGTGCTTGGCGCGATCATCGGGCTGGCGCATGGCTGGCTGATCACGCGGCTGAAATTGCAACCCTTTGTCGTGACGCTGTGCGGCTTGCTGATCTATCGCGGCGTCGCGCGCTTCTACACCGCCGACGGCACGGCCGGCTTCGCCTTCGGCCAGAATTTTCCTGACCTCGAATTTCTCACCGCTGGCCGCTCCTGGGGCGTGCCGAACTCCTTCTTCGCCCTGATCATCATCGCCATCGTCATGTGGGTGGTGCTGCACCGCTCGGTGTTCGGCCGCTATCTCTATGCCATCGGCAAGAACGAGGAGGCGGCGAAATATTCGGGCATCCGCACCGGCCGGATCGTCATGGCCGCCTATGTCATCTGCGGCGTGCTGACCGCCTTGTCTGCGATCTACTTCGCCATGTACACGCGCTCGATTTCACCCGCCAGCCATGGCCAGTTCTACGAACTCTACGCCATTGCCGCTGCTGTGCTTGGCGGTTTCTCGCTGCGTGGCGGCGAGGGCTCGCTGATCGGCGTCGTGCTTGGCACCGTGCTGCTGCAGGAGCTGCAGAACCTTGTCAATCTGCTCGGCATCCCGTCTTCCCTCAACTTCGCGGTGATGGGAGGGGTCATCCTCATCGGCGTGCTGGTCGACCAGCAATGGGGCGTGTTCCGCGCACGGCGGCTGATGGTGGATGCCGCTCGCAAGAATGTCGCTGGTGCGCCCGCGGAATAA
- a CDS encoding sugar ABC transporter ATP-binding protein, whose protein sequence is MNYSDTSIAAITPFLSLENVRKTYPGVVALDGFSMEVRPGEVIGLVGENGAGKSTLMKILGGVTTPDTGTITVDGTAHKGLTVEGSLGSGIAFVHQELNLFENLDVAANIFFGREPLRAGPLKLVDRARLRAMVAPLLKRVGANFSADTQVADLSLAQQQMVEIAKALSIKARLVILDEPTSSLPIAETDKLLDVIKALKADGISVIFISHRLHEVERVADRVVVLRDGMLAGTLGKRDINHDQMVKLMIGRMLKEREKASEAARAPGAVALAAKAVRTPTYPGRPVDLDVRRGEILGLAGLVGSGRTELARVFFGIDGSLGGALELDGKPLVLGSAADAVAHGIFLVPEDRKLTGILLDLSIAQNISLPNLPAHARRSLVSASAENATAEKQKKDLGIKAPSVQTRTGTLSGGNQQKVVLGKWLAMNPKVMILDEPTRGIDIGAKAEIYGLMRALADAGVAVLMISSDMEEVIGVSDRIAVMHEGQISGILDKDQFSQENVLLLAVGKPAN, encoded by the coding sequence ATGAATTATTCCGACACATCCATCGCGGCAATCACCCCGTTCCTCAGTCTCGAGAACGTGCGCAAGACCTATCCGGGCGTCGTCGCGCTCGATGGCTTCTCGATGGAGGTCAGGCCGGGCGAGGTTATCGGCCTCGTCGGCGAGAACGGCGCCGGCAAGTCGACCTTGATGAAGATCCTCGGTGGCGTCACCACGCCCGACACCGGCACCATCACGGTCGATGGCACCGCCCACAAGGGACTGACGGTTGAAGGCAGCCTGGGCTCCGGCATCGCCTTCGTCCACCAGGAACTCAACCTGTTCGAAAACCTCGATGTCGCCGCCAACATCTTCTTTGGCCGTGAACCGCTGCGCGCCGGACCGCTCAAGCTCGTCGACCGCGCCAGATTGCGCGCCATGGTGGCGCCGCTGCTCAAGCGCGTCGGCGCCAATTTTTCCGCCGACACGCAGGTCGCCGACCTGTCGCTTGCGCAACAGCAGATGGTCGAGATCGCCAAGGCGCTGTCGATCAAGGCAAGGCTGGTCATCCTCGACGAGCCGACATCGAGCCTGCCGATCGCCGAAACCGACAAACTGCTCGACGTCATCAAGGCGCTGAAGGCCGATGGCATCAGCGTCATCTTCATTTCGCACCGCCTGCACGAGGTCGAGCGCGTCGCCGACCGCGTCGTCGTGCTGCGCGACGGCATGTTGGCCGGCACGCTGGGCAAGCGCGACATCAACCACGACCAGATGGTCAAGCTGATGATCGGCCGCATGCTGAAGGAGCGCGAGAAGGCATCCGAGGCCGCGCGTGCGCCCGGCGCCGTCGCCCTCGCTGCCAAGGCCGTCCGCACTCCCACCTACCCCGGCCGCCCGGTCGACCTCGATGTCAGGCGCGGCGAGATCCTCGGCCTTGCCGGCCTGGTCGGCTCCGGCCGTACCGAGCTGGCACGCGTGTTCTTCGGTATTGACGGCAGCCTTGGCGGCGCGTTGGAGCTCGACGGAAAGCCGCTTGTGCTCGGCTCCGCGGCCGACGCCGTCGCGCACGGCATTTTCCTGGTGCCGGAAGACCGCAAGCTGACCGGCATCCTGCTCGACCTGTCGATCGCGCAGAACATTTCGCTACCCAATCTGCCGGCGCATGCCAGGCGCTCGCTGGTGTCGGCCAGTGCGGAGAACGCTACCGCCGAGAAGCAGAAGAAGGATCTCGGCATCAAGGCGCCATCGGTGCAGACACGCACCGGCACGCTGTCGGGCGGCAACCAGCAGAAGGTCGTGCTCGGCAAGTGGCTGGCCATGAACCCGAAGGTGATGATCCTCGATGAACCGACGCGTGGCATCGACATCGGCGCCAAGGCGGAAATCTACGGGCTGATGCGGGCGCTCGCCGATGCCGGCGTCGCCGTGCTGATGATCTCCAGCGACATGGAAGAGGTGATCGGCGTGTCCGACCGCATCGCCGTCATGCATGAGGGCCAGATCTCGGGCATTCTCGACAAGGACCAGTTCAGTCAGGAAAACGTGCTGCTGCTGGCTGTGGGCAAGCCGGCAAACTAA
- a CDS encoding sugar-binding protein yields MKSLIRNASVAAAALVVGLTATAIARADDKPTLAFVVNGASDFWKAAEAGVKKAQGELPDYTLELKYPEQSSVAIQQRLMDDLVTAGVKGIMVSAVDPKTSTDGLNKIASQTALFTTDSDAPQTKRVAYIGSSNVDAGKQAADIAKKAMPNGGKCLGFVGLLGADNAKERIQGFKDGLAGTKITLDDVRGDDIDQARAKKNVEDALVASPDVTCMVGFYSYNTPRIYEALRDAGKLGQITVVGFDDDPITLGGVKEGTIAATVVQQPFEWAYQGMKLMAAYLKGDKSGIPANALIIIPTKIIGKDDVDAYAANLKAMAGN; encoded by the coding sequence ATGAAATCCTTGATACGCAATGCATCCGTGGCCGCCGCGGCCCTGGTTGTCGGCCTGACGGCGACAGCCATCGCGCGCGCCGACGACAAGCCGACGCTGGCCTTCGTCGTCAACGGCGCTTCCGATTTCTGGAAAGCGGCCGAAGCCGGCGTCAAGAAGGCGCAAGGCGAACTGCCCGACTACACGCTTGAGCTGAAATATCCCGAGCAGTCCTCGGTCGCCATCCAGCAGCGCCTGATGGACGATCTGGTGACGGCCGGCGTCAAGGGCATCATGGTTTCGGCGGTTGACCCCAAGACCTCGACCGATGGCTTGAACAAGATCGCCTCGCAAACAGCGCTGTTCACCACCGACAGCGACGCTCCGCAGACCAAGCGTGTCGCCTATATCGGCTCGTCCAACGTCGACGCCGGCAAGCAGGCCGCCGATATCGCCAAGAAGGCGATGCCCAATGGCGGCAAGTGCCTCGGCTTCGTCGGCCTGCTCGGTGCCGACAATGCCAAGGAACGCATCCAGGGCTTCAAGGATGGGCTGGCCGGCACCAAGATCACGCTTGACGACGTGCGTGGCGACGATATCGACCAGGCCCGCGCCAAGAAGAATGTCGAGGACGCGCTGGTCGCCAGCCCCGACGTGACCTGCATGGTCGGGTTCTATTCCTACAACACGCCGCGCATCTATGAAGCGCTGCGCGACGCCGGCAAGCTCGGCCAGATCACGGTCGTCGGTTTCGATGACGATCCGATCACGCTGGGCGGCGTCAAGGAAGGCACCATTGCCGCCACCGTCGTGCAGCAGCCTTTCGAATGGGCCTATCAGGGCATGAAGCTGATGGCGGCCTATCTCAAGGGCGACAAGTCGGGCATCCCGGCCAATGCGCTGATCATCATCCCGACCAAGATCATCGGCAAGGATGATGTCGACGCCTATGCCGCCAACCTGAAGGCGATGGCTGGAAACTAA
- a CDS encoding LacI family DNA-binding transcriptional regulator encodes MSETTDPVSETARRRKAPAKPKGRVTMTDIARAAGCSQATVSFVLNNSPGIRLSQQTRERVIEAARALGYSAPAFSALRKPVAAFDGLDGVIGFAVDQLATSPEAVVAIEGARQASWNAGNVLLVAQTMGDAVMEPRAIQALTRRGISALIYMTIFTREITAPDYLYSLDIPVILLNCYTSDYAFPAVVPSEIAGGQSSTRHLISHGHRRIATITGEPWMQAAQDRLKGYRRALATADIPFDPELVVEGDWSASAGYAATVKLLALKDRPTAIFCQNDRTAIGCYEALKEAGLHIPGDISVVGYDDEEIARHLFPPLTTSILPHMAMGQWAIEQLEAPLPPGQGRYPITKLECPLVERESVRAVAGS; translated from the coding sequence ATGAGCGAGACGACGGATCCGGTCAGCGAGACGGCGAGACGCCGCAAGGCGCCGGCAAAGCCCAAGGGGCGGGTCACCATGACCGACATTGCCAGGGCCGCCGGCTGTTCGCAGGCGACCGTTTCCTTCGTGCTCAATAATTCACCCGGTATCAGGCTGTCGCAGCAAACCCGCGAGCGGGTGATCGAGGCCGCCCGGGCGCTGGGCTACAGCGCCCCCGCTTTTTCGGCACTGCGCAAGCCTGTTGCCGCCTTCGACGGGCTTGACGGGGTGATCGGCTTTGCCGTCGACCAGCTCGCCACCAGCCCGGAGGCGGTGGTCGCCATCGAGGGCGCGCGCCAGGCCTCGTGGAATGCCGGCAACGTGCTGCTGGTGGCACAGACCATGGGCGACGCCGTGATGGAACCGCGCGCCATACAGGCGCTGACCAGGCGGGGCATTTCGGCGCTGATTTACATGACCATCTTCACCCGTGAGATCACCGCGCCCGACTACCTCTACAGCCTCGATATCCCGGTGATCCTGCTCAACTGCTACACGTCGGACTATGCCTTCCCCGCCGTGGTGCCTTCCGAGATCGCCGGCGGCCAGAGCTCGACCCGGCATCTGATCAGCCATGGCCACCGCCGCATCGCCACCATCACCGGTGAGCCGTGGATGCAGGCCGCACAGGACCGGCTGAAGGGCTACCGCCGCGCGCTCGCCACCGCCGACATCCCGTTCGACCCGGAGCTGGTGGTCGAGGGCGACTGGTCGGCAAGCGCCGGTTATGCCGCAACGGTGAAACTTTTGGCGCTGAAGGACCGCCCGACTGCCATCTTCTGCCAGAACGACCGCACCGCGATCGGCTGCTACGAGGCGCTGAAGGAAGCTGGCCTGCACATTCCCGGGGATATTTCCGTGGTCGGCTACGACGACGAGGAAATCGCCCGGCACCTTTTCCCGCCGCTGACCACATCGATCCTGCCGCACATGGCGATGGGCCAGTGGGCGATCGAACAGCTGGAAGCACCCTTGCCCCCCGGGCAGGGGCGCTATCCCATCACCAAGCTGGAGTGCCCGCTGGTGGAGCGGGAGAGCGTGCGGGCGGTGGCGGGGAGTTAG